TCTGCTTTGTGAGATACAGTTCCGAAACAAAATTCTTCCCAGTCCTTTCAAAGTTGGAATCCACTTCCATCACAGTCAATTCAGCCGAATTGCCGAAATCATAGAGACTTACATCTTTTTGATACGGGAACCTGAACATGACGGTCTTCTTGTAGTGCTTAGTCAGGTTCTTGTTAGGGATAAGCGTCGGCAACTGGATGATGCTTGAACCCGAGCCGCATGATATCTTCACGTTGATGAGGGAAGCCTCCGTGTCGGTCCAACTCGAGTCCATACGGCAGGAAAGGCTATCCACCAACATCTCGGTGAGAGTATCGATAACGGAATCGGCCACCTTCTTGGATACAGTCCTGGAAACACTGTCCACGTTGACTTCCTTGCCGTTCTGTCCAGCCTTGCCGTCGGCACCATTCTGACCGGCCTTGCCATCGGCACCCTTCTGGCCGTTCTGACCATCGGTACCGTTCTGAACAGTACCGATAGTCTTGCCATCGCATATAATCTTGTAACCGGAGGAATCCTTCAGGGGCTCGGACTTGCATCGGAGGTCCACGGCTTCAGAGGCGTTGACCACGGACCATTCGCCATCGGTACAGGCATAAAGGACACCGGTCGACTTCACGAGGGCCATTTCCCCTTCGTTCTCGCCATTACAGGCAAGACTGTCGAGAGAATCCACAATTGCGTATTCGTCGTTGTGGACGTGGATAACGTCATCACCGCAAGCGGTGTAAAAAAGTGCTAAAAAGCTAGCAGCAGACCATGTAAGAAATAACTTTTTCATATTTCCCCTTTTTTTGTTAAACCCACCCCTAAAATAGTAAAAAAAAGTTTTCAACAAATGTTGTCCAAAAAAAAGACCCCGCGGAATGCACCGCGGAGCCGATATTTTTTTGTCCTATTTTACTTCTTGAGGCTCGGAACACCACCGAAGTCGACGTTCGTCTTCTTGCCGAGCAAGAGGGCGCGCGTCTTGAGCGGAAGACCGTAGCAGCGGATGAAGCCCGTAGCGTCCTTCTGGTCGTACATGTCGACGTCGGTGAATCCACCGAGGCCCATATCGTAGAGGCTGTAGGGGCTCTTGATGCCGGCCGGGATAATGTTGCCCTTGTAGAGTTTGAGGGTCACATCACCGGTAACAACCTTGTTCACTTCGTTGAAGAAGGCGTCCATAGCCTGGCGGAGCGGAGTGAACCACTGGCCATTGTACACGAGGTTCGCATACGTCATGGACATCTTCTGGGCTTCGAACAAAGTTTCCTTGTCGAGCACGAGCTGCTGCAGGCATTCGTGAGCCTTGTACAGGAGCGTGCCACCCGGAGTTTCGTACACGCCGCGGCTCTTGAGACCCACAAGGCGGTTTTCGACGATATCCAGGAGACCGCAAGCGTTCTTGCCACCAATCTTGTTCAGGTATTCGAGGAGTTCGACAGCACCCATCTTCTTGCCGTCGATAGCGACCGGATTGCCCTTTTCGAAGGTAATCGTCACGTGGTCGGCCTTGTTCGGGGCCTTCTCGTACGTGGCCGTGTGCTTGAGGAACTCGTACTTGTGTTCCTGTTCCGGGAATTCCAGAACACCACCTTCGTGAGAGAGGTGCCAGAGGTTGCCGTCTTCGGAGTAAATCTTCTTCTTGCTGATGCCGTTGAGCGGAATCTTGTGGGCGGCAGCGTAGTCGATAGCGTCTTCGCGGCTATGGAAGTGCCACTTCGGGTCCTTCCACGGAGCGATAACTTCGAGCTTCGGGTTGAGAGCGGCGTAGGTCAGTTCGAAACGGACCTGGTCGTTACCCTTACCGGTAGCACCGTGAGCAACAGCGTAAGCGCCTTCCTTCTCGGCGATCTTGACCTGGTACTTAGCGATGAGCGGACGAGCAAAGGACGTACCGAGGAGGTAAGTGCCTTCGTACTTTGCACCGGCGCGAACGGTCGGCCAAACGTATTCTTCAAGGAATTCCTTCTTGAGGTCGAGAACGTAGCACTTGGAAGCACCGGTCTTGAGAGCCTTTTCTTCGAGAGCCTTTGCGTTCGGGAAATCGTTCTGTCCCAAGTCAGCGGCGAAAGCGATCACTTCGCAGTCGTAGTTTTCCTTGAGCCAAGGAATGATGATGGAGGTGTCAAGTCCACCGCTATAGGCGAGGACGACTTTCTTCTTGGATTCTGTTTTAGCCATTTTGAATGTCCTTTGAAAAATTTTTAGACGGAATAAATGTAGTAAAAAAAAGTGGTTGGTGATTAGTGGCTAGTAAACAGGACTGCGCAAGAGTTACTATATTCAAAATATGAAGATTTCCAACAGGGCCCTCGGCTACATTTCGATGCTTGCGCTCATCGCCTTTTTTGCGTACATCGCCTATAGCATGTACACGGCACAGCAAAGTGTGAGCCATGTAGCCATCGTCGATTTCGACGAGCTTGGGTCGCTACAACCCGAAGACCCCGTCGTCATCCGGGGATTCAAGGTCGGTACCATCGGGACAGTCACCTGGCTCGGCGACAGGGCGCGCATCACCGTCAAGTTCGATGACCCCATCGTCATCCGCGAAGGGACCGAGTTCAACAACGTGAACTTCGCCCTCATGGGCCAACGCCGCCTGGAAATCACCCCGTCCAAGACGGGAAAAGCCTTACCCGAAGACCACATTTTCATCGGGCACTTTGAGCCGGGCATCGCCGAGGCACTCCGCTTCATCGAAAACGTGAACCAGCAGATAGCCGTCATCCGGGATGTCATCCACGTCATCACCGAAGGCGATTCCACGCACCAGTCCGCACCGGAAGTATTCGAGAACACATTCAATGCCATCGAAGCGTTCTTGGACAGCGCCGACCAAGAAGCCGCAAAATTTTCTCCGAAGATTATGCAATTGTTCAACCAGGTCAACCAGACGAGCCAAAGCATAGGCGAAGCAACTGTCAAGGCAGACTCCACGATAAGGCTTGCGACCAGCGCCGTCAACGAAAAACTTGAAGGCATCCAGAACACGATGAAGACAATCTCGGAGACTGCGGAGAAGACGAACAAGGCCATCACGGATATCGAGAACAGCACGCTCTCTGCCGAAATCCTGAAGACGACGCAGACCGTCGAAAAGGTGAACGCCATCATCGACAAGTTCAACAAGCTGGTCAAGGCCATCAACACCAAGGGCATCAAGGTTTACGACGAGAAGGGTAACCCCGTCAAGCTCATCAAGTGGAAGAACATGAACATCATCGGGCAGACGGCCCGCAGCAAGGCCAAAGACCGCGCGGATTCCGCAGCCGTTCCGACAAAGACAGAAGCCCCGAAAACAGACTCTTCCGCAGTAGCTCCAAAGGCAAAGCAGTAGGCACCGGCATGGACCTTTCGCAGTTACCAGGACTTGGTCCCAAAAGGCTAGAAGCCCTGCACAAGACGGGAATATTCACCGTCAGCGACCTGCTTTACAACATTCCCCGCACCTACCTGGACCAGACAAAGGTTTCCAAAATCGCAAACTGCAAAATCGGCGAGAAGGTCGTACTGATCGGCACCGTGAGGCGCGCCGGTATCGTACGCGGGCGGACATCGAGGTTCATCGCATCGTTTTCCGACGGCACAGGGGAAATCTCGCTCCTGTTCTTCAAGGCATGCCACTTCTGGAGCAAGAAAATCAAGCCGGATTCGCACTGGCTCGTGACAGGCACCGTCGGCGACTACAGGGGCCTGCAAATCACGCACCCCGACATGCAGCCCTTCGACGAGGGTGAAGAATTCAACGGGCGCATCCTCCCCGTCTACCCCATCAGCGAAGCCTGCCGCGAAGCGCGGATGGAACAGAAATTTTTCAGGCAACTGTACGCCACCGTGTTCAAGTTCCCGGGCCTCACACTCCCCGGAGTCTGCCCGCGCGAGCTCACGGACTACCTGCACTTTGCGCCGGTCCTCGACAATTTGAGGGTACTGCACAATCCCGTGGACTTTGCGGCGATTCGCAAGGCCAAAGGCGAACTCAAGATTCTGGAACTCATGCCGTTCTGCCTGCGCATGATCCGCAGGCGGCAAAACCAGATGGTGCGCGGCCACGAAAGGCAAGTCGACCTGGGCCGCGTCATGCAGGCGCGCGCAGCGCTCCCCTTCCAGCTCACCGACGGGCAGGAGAACGCGCTGAACGAGATTGTCGCAGGGCTCAACGGAAAAAAACAATTCCATGCGCTGCTGCAAGGGGATGTCGGCAGCGGCAAGACCGTTGTCGCCATGCTCGCGATGCTTGCCGTATGCGGCGCGGGCGAACAGTGCGCCCTGATGGTGCCTACCGACATTCTGGCAAGGCAGCACTACAAGACGCTCAAGCCGTTTTTTGACGCCGCAGGAATGCACCTGCAACTTTTGGTAGGCGCCACGTCCGCCGCCGAGCGCAACGTGATTTTGGGAGAGTTGCAGATGGGCCTTTGCGAGGCCGTCATCGGCACCCACGCCTTGTTCAGCAAAGATGTCGCGTTCCGTAACTTGGGACTCGTCATCATCGACGAACAACACCGATTCGGCGTGGGCCAGCGCGAAGCGCTGCTCGCAAAGGGCGAATACCCCGACATGCTCGTGATGAGCGCCACCCCTATCCCGCGCAGCCTCGCCATGACGCTCTACGGCGACCTGAAAGTCATCAGCATCAAGGACAAGCCCGTAGGCCGCAAGCCCATCCGCACGCGCCTCGTACCATCCGAGAAGCGCGACGACATGAAAAAGTTTATCTGCAGCGAAGCCGCAAACGGCAATCTCTGCTACTGGATTGTGAGCCGAGTGAATGCCGACGATTCGGGCGATTCGACGAGTTCAGAGACAGGCGAAAGGAGCGCCTACAGCGTCGACGACATCGTCAAGGAAATGCGCAGCTACATCGCTGCCACGCAGGCCGAAACCGCCGGGGGTAAAAAACTCCGCGTCGAGGGAATCCACGGACAGATGGACGAAGCGAAGCGCGACGAAATCCTCAAGCAGTTCGCCCAAGGCGAAATCCAGATTCTCGTCGCGACCACCGTCATCGAAGTCGGCGTGAACGTCCCCGCCGCGAACCTCATGGTCATCGACCAGCCCGACCGATTCGGCCTGGCCCAGCTCCACCAGCTGCGCGGGCGCGTAGGCCGCGGAAGCACACAGGCATGGTGTTTCTTGATGTTGCCGCCGGGCGATGCCGCCGAAGCCTCGATGGAGCGACTCACCAAATTCGCGGGCACCGAGGATGGGTTCGAAATCGCCGAGATCGACTTGCAGACGCGCGGTGCCGGCAACCTCGAAGGCAACGAGCAGAGCGGAGCCTGGGTGTTCCGCTGGTTCGACTGGATTGCCGACCAGGAACTGATTTCCAAGACGCTCACCATGGCCGAGAACATCCTCGCAGACGCAGGCGCATTCGACGAACCCGCCCGCGAAAAAATCCAGACCTGGTACAACGAAAAACCGTCCGCCAATGCAGACGGAGTACACTAGATACAAGTTTCCTCCCCCTTCCACATTTCCCCGGACAAAAACCGCCGTAAAAACGTCTATAGGAACAGACGGGTTTTCTCTCGTTTGCGCGATGCCGATTTCAGTGAATTTGCAAACAACCCCATTTTCAGAGTATCGCAAAACGAAGTGAAATTATGTAAAAAGCTCCGCTCCAAATTCAGATTGAACCGGAGATTTTCCAGAATCATCATCTCCGCAAGAGACAAGCATTAGTAAAGGAAGAAGCAACAGTATCAAATATTTTGGCACGAACTTTTCCTCTGCAAATTAAACATCAAGCAAGAAGGGGGATGGGCTTTGGGCATAGCATGCTCCTTATTCCTTTATACATCGTATTGCTATATAAAAGGCTTCACCATACGATTGATATAGAACATTATTTTTTGAATCGCTAACCTTAACGGCATTCGATTGAATTGAATTGCTATTTTTTATGGCATAAACAGCTGGAGCGATAGAATCTACTTTATTAAAACCAGTAAATCTACTATAATAGCCTGACGGTATAGCAGAAAAACCCGATTCATTTGTAGCAAATTCACTTGGCCAATAGGCCTCATCAGCAAATTTCATTTTTTGACCAGCATTATCATTTCCGAGATAATCAATTAATATTTCCCATTGCGCATTAGCAGGGATTTTCCACCCATCAGGGCATAGATTTTTGTTATAACCATCATACGCCATGATTATCACGTCATATAACCTTCCAAAAATAGAGCAATCGCCCTCTTGCAGAGACTTGTACTCACCACCACCACATACTGAATGACCGCCAAAATAAGTTCCAACAGTGTCTTTGGGCAAATAATTCAAATTTTCCGCCATCCAAACCTGTAATCCGATGGTTACAGTTTTGTACACCTGACCGTCTCGTAAATCCGTCAACGTATTGTTTTCAGCATCATATATGCTATTCAATGCAGGAGAACTTGAGGAACTCATCTCCGAAGACGATGATTCGACCGGATTCAGGCTAGAAGAACTTTCTTCTGACGAAGACGAAAACAACTCGGTTGAAGAGCTCTCTACCGATGATAATGGTTCGTGTTTTTTCTCACTTGAAGAGCTCATGTTTTCGGACGACGACGAATTCTCTTTCTTTTCGCTGGACGAGCTCTTTTCCGAGGACGAGGACTTGTCTTCCTTTACGCTGGAGGAACTTTGCGTGGACGATGATTCCGTCTTTTTGCTGGAGGAACTTCCTTTCACCGAAGAAGACGACGTCTTGGTCTGCTTTACGCTAGACGAACTCGCCTTCACCGAAGACGACTTTGCCGAACTAGAAGAAGTTTTTTCACTGCTGGAGGATTCCACCTCCTGTTCCAGGGAAGAACTCGATTCCACAAATTCCGGCTGGGTAGATGAGTTGCTGGAGCTTTCATCCCCGCAAGACACCAACAGGCAAACAGCACTCAATGGAATCAACAACCGCTTCAACATGGACATTCGCTCCCTTCTTCAAGTTCTCATAGACCAATATATACTCATTTTCCGCCTTTTCACCCCGACCGGGCCAAAAATGCCGTCCAAAGGCGCAAAAAAACGGCCATTAAGGCCGCCCAAAATCACTCAATTATACAAGCTACAACTCGCGGATCTGTTCTTCTGAAAGACCGGTCGCTTTAACAATAAAGGACATATCAGCGCCCATATTGCGCATTTTCTTCGCGATTTCTTCTGCCTTATCCATGGCTCCTTCATAGCGTTCCATGGCCTTGTCAAAGTCGCTCATGTCTACCGTCATAAGATACCTCGAACTGAATCTACATAATTTTACTTCGTTTTGCAACACCTTGAACACGGGATCGTTCGCAAACTCACTGAAATCGGCTTCTCTGTTCAACGTGTCGATGGCGCGGAGCCACTGAGCAAGGCGGCTGCTGTCGTCCGCAAAACGTTCGGCTTTCCTGAAGAACTTCTCCACCTCAATCAGCGTGACTGTCTGCCGGTCAAAATAGACCTGCTGTTCCTGATTGCGCAGCTGTACCGTATGGCGGTAGTTTGCAGATTCGGGGAACGCATCGAAGAACTGGAATCCGACCACGTTCAGGTTTTCAAGACGGGGATTTTCGCCCTTCCTGGCCATGTTGCTTGTAAGACGGGCTACGTAAAGGACCAAACGGTCTCTGAACACCCTCTTGTCTTCATGCTGGACCTCGATGGATATTCGGTCCCGGGGCGTATCGCCATCGCGATCGTTCGTCAGGAGAATGTCCGGCTCTACGCCTCGATAGCCCAATTCCCCCGGGATGAACGGGTTGACGAGTTTCGGGTTCGTGATGCGGTCTGAGCCGATGAGCCCCAGGGCCGCATTCACGAGGTCCGTCGTGAGCATCAGGTTTTGCTCGCTGGCGAGAATCTTCTTGATGCAACCGTCGTTGTAGAAGTATACGTTCCGGTGCTCGTGTTCCTTGACGAATGCGTCAACGTCTCCGCCGTTGTTGTTTATTTCCCTCAGTTTGCCGAGGAACTGCGCAAATTCTTCTCGATTCATATGAGTTCCCATTCCGGGACGCGCCGGTTCGCAAACGGGCGCACGCCCGTTCGTTACTATAGACGTTTATGCGGGGAAATTTTTCCTCGGAAATGTGAAAAAAATGGAAGAAGGTTCGGAAGAGCCCTGATTAAAGTGTTCCCATAATGCAAAAGCCCTGTCTTGGGCAGGACTTTTATTCAACAGGATATTAGGCTAGAAAAGGATGGCATTCCCTTATTTTTTTATGCAACGAACGGAAATTGCATATTGCGGACCAACATACCCAAGATCTCTAAGTGAATCTTCGTCATCATAAATCGTTTTTGATTTCATCTCTACAGACTCAACGGGATATACGAGCATCGATGTTCTATTGTAAGAATCCGTAATTTCGTTAAACCCTCTATATACAGTATAATAGCCAGCTAAAGTAGCTGAGAATCCAGATTCATTCGAATGTTCCATATTTTCGCCCCACATAGAATTATCATCCAATTTCATTTTTTTTCCTGCAACAGAAGCCCCCCCTAAATATTCAATCAATACATTCCAATGAGTCAGTGTTGGAACTATCCACCCATCCGGACATATAACTCGTCCATCGCCAATAGGATCAATAAGAACTTCTCTTGTATACAATCTTCCATGGATAGAGCAATCACCTTCATTAAAGGTTCCCGTTGTACCGCCTCCGCAAACAGTATTCCCCCCATATTTCGTCCCCACCGTATCATCCGGCAGATAATCAATATTTTGAGCCATCCATACTTGAGTGCCGATGGTTACAGTTTTGTATACGTGGTTGTCTCGTAAATCTGTTAATGTATTATTAGTTGCGTCATATACACTGTTTAAAGAGGACGAACTCTTTTCTGATGAAGAAGAACGAACCTCACTAGATGAGTTTTTTTCTGATGAAGATGACACATCCTTGCTTGAGGAGCTTTCAACTGACGAAGACGATTTTTTATCACTAGAAGAACTGTCTTCCGACGAAGATAAAACACCCTTGCTTGAGGAACTCTCAACTGACGATGACGATTTCTTACCACTAGAAGAACTATCTTCCGACGAAGATGATGCACCCTTGCTTGAGGAACTCTCAACTGACGATGACGATTTTTTACCACTAGAAGAACTGTCTTCCGACGAAGATAAAACACCCTTGCTTGAGGAACTCTCAACTGACGATGACGATTTTTTTTCATTAGAAGAAGAGCCTCTCAATGATGAGGACATAATCTTACTTGAAGAACTTAATCCTTCAATAGACGAACTAGATTCTTCTATTTCGGGTCTTACTAGAGGTTTGCTAGAATCATCGTCTCCACAAGACGAGAAAAAAAACAAAAGAACAAATAATATGATTAAAAATTTATACATAGAGATCTCTTTTATAGCTGTTTCCCCATACGGGCCGTGTAACTTATATAGATTATCACATCGT
The DNA window shown above is from uncultured Fibrobacter sp. and carries:
- a CDS encoding Rpn family recombination-promoting nuclease/putative transposase; translation: MNREEFAQFLGKLREINNNGGDVDAFVKEHEHRNVYFYNDGCIKKILASEQNLMLTTDLVNAALGLIGSDRITNPKLVNPFIPGELGYRGVEPDILLTNDRDGDTPRDRISIEVQHEDKRVFRDRLVLYVARLTSNMARKGENPRLENLNVVGFQFFDAFPESANYRHTVQLRNQEQQVYFDRQTVTLIEVEKFFRKAERFADDSSRLAQWLRAIDTLNREADFSEFANDPVFKVLQNEVKLCRFSSRYLMTVDMSDFDKAMERYEGAMDKAEEIAKKMRNMGADMSFIVKATGLSEEQIREL
- a CDS encoding MlaD family protein; the protein is MKISNRALGYISMLALIAFFAYIAYSMYTAQQSVSHVAIVDFDELGSLQPEDPVVIRGFKVGTIGTVTWLGDRARITVKFDDPIVIREGTEFNNVNFALMGQRRLEITPSKTGKALPEDHIFIGHFEPGIAEALRFIENVNQQIAVIRDVIHVITEGDSTHQSAPEVFENTFNAIEAFLDSADQEAAKFSPKIMQLFNQVNQTSQSIGEATVKADSTIRLATSAVNEKLEGIQNTMKTISETAEKTNKAITDIENSTLSAEILKTTQTVEKVNAIIDKFNKLVKAINTKGIKVYDEKGNPVKLIKWKNMNIIGQTARSKAKDRADSAAVPTKTEAPKTDSSAVAPKAKQ
- a CDS encoding fibrobacter succinogenes major paralogous domain-containing protein — its product is MGTQVWMAQNIDYLPDDTVGTKYGGNTVCGGGTTGTFNEGDCSIHGRLYTREVLIDPIGDGRVICPDGWIVPTLTHWNVLIEYLGGASVAGKKMKLDDNSMWGENMEHSNESGFSATLAGYYTVYRGFNEITDSYNRTSMLVYPVESVEMKSKTIYDDEDSLRDLGYVGPQYAISVRCIKK
- a CDS encoding argininosuccinate synthase, coding for MAKTESKKKVVLAYSGGLDTSIIIPWLKENYDCEVIAFAADLGQNDFPNAKALEEKALKTGASKCYVLDLKKEFLEEYVWPTVRAGAKYEGTYLLGTSFARPLIAKYQVKIAEKEGAYAVAHGATGKGNDQVRFELTYAALNPKLEVIAPWKDPKWHFHSREDAIDYAAAHKIPLNGISKKKIYSEDGNLWHLSHEGGVLEFPEQEHKYEFLKHTATYEKAPNKADHVTITFEKGNPVAIDGKKMGAVELLEYLNKIGGKNACGLLDIVENRLVGLKSRGVYETPGGTLLYKAHECLQQLVLDKETLFEAQKMSMTYANLVYNGQWFTPLRQAMDAFFNEVNKVVTGDVTLKLYKGNIIPAGIKSPYSLYDMGLGGFTDVDMYDQKDATGFIRCYGLPLKTRALLLGKKTNVDFGGVPSLKK
- a CDS encoding ATP-dependent DNA helicase RecG, giving the protein MDLSQLPGLGPKRLEALHKTGIFTVSDLLYNIPRTYLDQTKVSKIANCKIGEKVVLIGTVRRAGIVRGRTSRFIASFSDGTGEISLLFFKACHFWSKKIKPDSHWLVTGTVGDYRGLQITHPDMQPFDEGEEFNGRILPVYPISEACREARMEQKFFRQLYATVFKFPGLTLPGVCPRELTDYLHFAPVLDNLRVLHNPVDFAAIRKAKGELKILELMPFCLRMIRRRQNQMVRGHERQVDLGRVMQARAALPFQLTDGQENALNEIVAGLNGKKQFHALLQGDVGSGKTVVAMLAMLAVCGAGEQCALMVPTDILARQHYKTLKPFFDAAGMHLQLLVGATSAAERNVILGELQMGLCEAVIGTHALFSKDVAFRNLGLVIIDEQHRFGVGQREALLAKGEYPDMLVMSATPIPRSLAMTLYGDLKVISIKDKPVGRKPIRTRLVPSEKRDDMKKFICSEAANGNLCYWIVSRVNADDSGDSTSSETGERSAYSVDDIVKEMRSYIAATQAETAGGKKLRVEGIHGQMDEAKRDEILKQFAQGEIQILVATTVIEVGVNVPAANLMVIDQPDRFGLAQLHQLRGRVGRGSTQAWCFLMLPPGDAAEASMERLTKFAGTEDGFEIAEIDLQTRGAGNLEGNEQSGAWVFRWFDWIADQELISKTLTMAENILADAGAFDEPAREKIQTWYNEKPSANADGVH
- a CDS encoding FISUMP domain-containing protein; translation: MSSSSSPALNSIYDAENNTLTDLRDGQVYKTVTIGLQVWMAENLNYLPKDTVGTYFGGHSVCGGGEYKSLQEGDCSIFGRLYDVIIMAYDGYNKNLCPDGWKIPANAQWEILIDYLGNDNAGQKMKFADEAYWPSEFATNESGFSAIPSGYYSRFTGFNKVDSIAPAVYAIKNSNSIQSNAVKVSDSKNNVLYQSYGEAFYIAIRCIKE